The following DNA comes from Brassica oleracea var. oleracea cultivar TO1000 chromosome C5, BOL, whole genome shotgun sequence.
GCGTCTGAAAAGATTGATGACGATGCTGATGATCTAAACTATCCCCTAATTGGAAACGAGAATCCAACTGAAACAACAAGCAGTAAACGCAATGATATTGTTAAAGTTAAGAAGTCGAGAAAGGCGGCTTCGAAGCCACCTAGGCCCCCTAAAGGCCCTTCTTTCACTGCAAATGACCATAAGGTGATGAAGGAAATCGCAGAGCTCGCTATGCGAAAGCGCGCAAGGATCGAAAGGATGAAAAATTCACTGAGAAGAATTAAAGCAGCCAAGTCTTCGTCATCATCATTATCATCATCATCCCCTTATTCATGCATTAGCATCTTCTCGGTGATAGTAACGGCTCTGTTCTTCGGCTTTCTACTCTTTCAAGGTACCATTTTTGGAGTCTGCTCTGTTTCTATAGTGTACCAAACAGTGTATTAAAACTCCACTCTTTTTTGCAGGATTGTTTGCAGGCAATATGACTATGAGTTCAGACAACTCGCCTGCGCCAACTGGTTCACCTAACAACCAACTGATCTCAGTTCAGTTCTACAATGATTTTGCTCCCGTTGAGCAAACCGATCCCAGTCCAGCCACCTCGTACAGGTGAGGCAGCCAAACACTGTTTTTCTTTATCAATCAAATAAAGTTTTCTTCTAAAACAATTACTAATGTTTCTAACGTTTTTTCAATGAATCTGTGTGAGATTCAGATACACGAGGAAGCGAGTTTCGGGTGCAGAAGAAGACTAGAGAGTTGTCATATGTCACCACCAGAAGAGTTTTCTGTGTTTTGTCTCGATTAGTCTCCTTTGGTTCAAGTTTTGTTCCTGTCTTGTCCCCCCTTGTATATTTGTGTTGTAACTGTCCTAACTGTCTCTTTACTGAGGTTAGATCTTCTAAACGACTGCGTTTTAAAATAATGTAAGTTGAACCATCAAACTTACCTTCTTCGTTCTAAATAATGATGATGATGTAAGTTGGACCCATCAAACTTAGCTTCTGCGTTCTAAGTAATGATGATGGTGTCAGTTGAACCCATCAAACTAGCTTGTGCCTGTTTTCTTTCAATTATTTGGAATAAATTAGTGATTGTGGGCATCGTGAAAATTACGTGATTGGGGTATTTAATGCCATGAAAAAATGATGGAGGGCTTGCTATCGACCTTACAAAATATCACAGCAAAATGCCCAAAAAAGCGAAAATGATTTATCTGCCAATTAGATTCTACAACGTCTTTGTTCTTGTCACAATATCGACATCTAACACAATTATATCCGACAGCCGTAATAACTATATAGTAGATTTTGATCCGCGCTTTCAAAACGCGAATTTTTTTTTTTTTTTTTCAATTGACAAATATTTAGTAAATTTCATATATTTGTGTTTTATTTTATAAAAGACTTAAACTTTTTATCTTTCTTTATTGTGTTTCATTTTAAATGACTATTTATGTTTACAAAATTAAACTTTATTTTTTTAATGAATTAAGTTGGTATAACTCTGATAAATTAATTTTATTATGCGGTTAATATTTTTAATAAAAATAATTATATACTTTTAATAAAGATTTATACTTTTCAATGAAAAAATCAATTTTTTTATGAATGCTTAAATTATATTAAGAAAAAAAAAATTAAGAATGGTTGAAATTTTTTTTTTTGAACTTCGACTAAATGGCCCAAAGAAAAAAAAATGTGAGAATTAGATCTGATTTCTTAATCG
Coding sequences within:
- the LOC106294688 gene encoding uncharacterized protein LOC106294688, which translates into the protein MDQLIPGEQDIEAGLAHVTQQSSSDTVEVLNFGASEKIDDDADDLNYPLIGNENPTETTSSKRNDIVKVKKSRKAASKPPRPPKGPSFTANDHKVMKEIAELAMRKRARIERMKNSLRRIKAAKSSSSSLSSSSPYSCISIFSVIVTALFFGFLLFQGLFAGNMTMSSDNSPAPTGSPNNQLISVQFYNDFAPVEQTDPSPATSYRYTRKRVSGAEED